CTTTTGCACCGTTTGAATCCTTATCGTGGTTAATACGCCTTGGGCCGGTTACTGGGTAAGAATGCACCACCGTGGCGTCATCAACTACTGCCACAACACAAAGCAACAACAATAAAGAGACTGAATGCTTCTTCCATTCAAAACTAAGAGTGTTCACACTTCACCAACCTTCAAAAGCATCACTATTGAGTTCAGATTGAATATCAGGGCTTAGGTTGCTGGCAGATGGAAAACAACCAGGAGACCCCACAGAGAAGCTGCGGTGATGATTCAGCACTACACTATTCTTGAACTCAGGAAGCTGCAAATTAATGAGGCGTCTTCTTTCAAACTCAATAGCTCTCTCCAGATCAGCTTGCTCCATTTtccttctcatcatctcccgtCTCTGATAGAACATCTTCGAATCTACCACATAGAAACGAAACAAGTTAGTTAACaacaaatgcaaaaattaaCAACAAACAAAGGATACTAACCAAGTTGGAAGTCAGACTGCTCTCTAGGATCAAGCCCAGATGGACTGGAACATGGGGAGTAGTTCCCAAGCTCAATCTGCTGTTGTAGCAGATGATGATGTTTCCTGTGATCATTTCATTTACAATAAATGACACATTGAAACACAGAGAAGAAAGACAACAAAGGGAAAAAAGCAACATACTTGTCCAACGCTTTGCCTTTTTCTTTGTAAGGTTTGACAAGTACACGTGAGTCGCAAATGAAATGGGGATTCCCTCTAGCTAGTACAACCTTCACAGTCTCAGGATGGGCAAATGAAACAAAGCCAAACATACGCTTTTGTTGGTATGGGATCCGCACATCTTGCACTGTTCCGAAAAGGCTtcatacacacaaaaaaaaataacaagtcCATAATGACTGTTTAATCTGATTCTTCCATATAAACCTACAAGAAGCATAATCTTCATCCAACACTAGTTGAACAGAGATGGTTAACCTGAAGTAAGCTGCAACGTCCTCATCCTTAAACGTGCTCTCAGCCGGGAACGTCAAGTAGATCTGTCTTGCCACAGAGTTTGACAGATCATTAAAATGCGTTGCCATTAGCTCCATCCTCTCAAGCCTCCCTGGGCTGCTGCTCCAATACCTTTCATCACCAATACGCAGTCCACCATCTCTGCATCAAAGGAGAAAGAAAGCACAAAGCTCAatactttaaaataaactaaaccaaaaaattacCCAAAAATCTCAAACATAGTTCTATTATTACCTATGAGCATGTTGATGCAGAAGAAAGTCTGTTCTTTTCTCGCATGGGAACTGTTGAGCCCTATTCAAGATCTGAGAAGAAGCAAGCCTCTGACGCTGATAAGCCATTTTCAACCTCATCATCTCCTCTTGCCTCATAAAGTCTTCAACTTTCCTCGGAGAATCAGTGGCAATGTCATTACCATCGACGTTATCAGCGGAGAAACTCCTCCTGTGGAGATGGGTTTCTCCGTTATCGATAGGATCAGCAACATCCTCTGTTTTCTCACATGAATCGTCGAGAAACGAAAGGCAATCGTTTAGCTGCTGATCATCCAGCAAATCAGTAGCAGAGTCTCCGTTGATTGACCAGGGAGAGGTGGAAGAAGGAGACGACGGGGAGTTTCGTCGGAAACCCATGAACCCATTAGAGTGAGAGAGCCCTCCTCCTCCTACTCCTCTTCCGTTGATAGGTGGTCGAGAGATAGGGTAAGGAGACGGGGGAGTAGAAGGTGCAGATAAGTTGTTCGATAAAAGTCCTAACTGAGTTTTCACCTTCGAGATAATGGAGTGAAGGACTGATTCAGGTCCAAGAGCGAGATGCATCAGGGCTTTCTCGGAGAAATCTTGTAAGAGAAGGTATCCGATGATCTTCGTAGCGTAGTCTGGCTCCAAGCTTCTGATTTTCGTTAAAAGCAAAGCTGTCGGGTCGCCGGAATCCATGGCTTCTCCGACCAAGTAAAGCAATCAACTTTGGATGCTGCTCTTAGTGTTTCTAacgagaagaagagaaagatcaGAGCTTTTGAAGCAAAATTGAGAATCTTCCCTACTCTTCGCTCGcttcttgttttgattttttttttttttgaaacacagttcagTCTCACTTCTATCTTTTATCGCTCCAGTTGGTGGTCTCTCCTCACTGGAAAGACCACTTGGGGAaatgtttgttcttttaatattaTTCAAACTTTCTAGGAAACCGTAATTTCCttcaattcaaatttgattttgtagTAGTATTTTGTTACACAGACTGTGTTTTTAGTTTAGTAAAAGATGGATTGTCTTCTTAATTCTTATGTTGAGATTTGTGTCATTAGTATAGGTTTGACAATCTATAGACTAATTAGGTCGGATTTATTTTAAGTCTTCTAgatggaaaataaaattataaaaaaaacaaataatttgcTGTCAGGAAATAAATCCACATTATACACCTCAGCATATTATATTCATGTTTTGTCAACATTTTTATTCTAGTTAAATGCAAATAAGGAATTTAAGATTGCAAAGATCTTTATTCGGTACTTGCATTCCTTATTTTCATTAGTTGAATTTAGTAATTACGAGGGCTTCATAAAGAAAATTGTGTTGCGCCTTTTCTCAacgatgaaaatatatattgttgtaAAGGGAATAAAGGGGATAATTAAGAAAAAggaatgattttaaaaaaaattatgagaaaATCTACAG
The window above is part of the Brassica napus cultivar Da-Ae chromosome C3, Da-Ae, whole genome shotgun sequence genome. Proteins encoded here:
- the LOC106454636 gene encoding zinc finger CCCH domain-containing protein 55 isoform X2, whose amino-acid sequence is MDSGDPTALLLTKIRSLEPDYATKIIGYLLLQDFSEKALMHLALGPESVLHSIISKVKTQLGLLSNNLSAPSTPPSPYPISRPPINGRGVGGGGLSHSNGFMGFRRNSPSSPSSTSPWSINGDSATDLLDDQQLNDCLSFLDDSCEKTEDVADPIDNGETHLHRRSFSADNVDGNDIATDSPRKVEDFMRQEEMMRLKMAYQRQRLASSQILNRAQQFPCEKRTDFLLHQHAHRDGGLRIGDERYWSSSPGRLERMELMATHFNDLSNSVARQIYLTFPAESTFKDEDVAAYFSLFGTVQDVRIPYQQKRMFGFVSFAHPETVKVVLARGNPHFICDSRVLVKPYKEKGKALDKKHHHLLQQQIELGNYSPCSSPSGLDPREQSDFQLDSKMFYQRREMMRRKMEQADLERAIEFERRRLINLQLPEFKNSVVLNHHRSFSVGSPGCFPSASNLSPDIQSELNSDAFEVDDATVVHSYPVTGPRRINHDKDSNGAKVRNNESEPDIGSTIELVFPSNLFPSATATDDSSDTSAKDGVSVSSGNGNDHEPPATTSSLMQ
- the LOC106454636 gene encoding zinc finger CCCH domain-containing protein 55 isoform X1 — encoded protein: MDSGDPTALLLTKIRSLEPDYATKIIGYLLLQDFSEKALMHLALGPESVLHSIISKVKTQLGLLSNNLSAPSTPPSPYPISRPPINGRGVGGGGLSHSNGFMGFRRNSPSSPSSTSPWSINGDSATDLLDDQQLNDCLSFLDDSCEKTEDVADPIDNGETHLHRRSFSADNVDGNDIATDSPRKVEDFMRQEEMMRLKMAYQRQRLASSQILNRAQQFPCEKRTDFLLHQHAHRDGGLRIGDERYWSSSPGRLERMELMATHFNDLSNSVARQIYLTFPAESTFKDEDVAAYFSLFGTVQDVRIPYQQKRMFGFVSFAHPETVKVVLARGNPHFICDSRVLVKPYKEKGKALDKKHHHLLQQQIELGNYSPCSSPSGLDPREQSDFQLDSKMFYQRREMMRRKMEQADLERAIEFERRRLINLQLPEFKNSVVLNHHRSFSVGSPGCFPSASNLSPDIQSELNSDAFEVVDDATVVHSYPVTGPRRINHDKDSNGAKVRNNESEPDIGSTIELVFPSNLFPSATATDDSSDTSAKDGVSVSSGNGNDHEPPATTSSLMQ
- the LOC106454636 gene encoding zinc finger CCCH domain-containing protein 55 isoform X4, with the translated sequence MDSGDPTALLLTKIRSLEPDYATKIIGYLLLQDFSEKALMHLALGPESVLHSIISKVKTQLGLLSNNLSAPSTPPSPYPISRPPINGRGVGGGGLSHSNGFMGFRRNSPSSPSSTSPWSINGDSATDLLDDQQLNDCLSFLDDSCEKTEDVADPIDNGETHLHRRSFSADNVDGNDIATDSPRKVEDFMRQEEMMRLKMAYQRQRLASSQILNRAQQFPCEKRTDFLLHQHAHRDGGLRIGDERYWSSSPGRLERMELMATHFNDLSNSVARQIYLTFPAESTFKDEDVAAYFSLFGTVQDVRIPYQQKRMFGFVSFAHPETVKVVLARGNPHFICDSRVLVKPYKEKGKALDKKHHHLLQQQIELGNYSPCSSPSGLDPREQSDFQLDSKMFYQRREMMRRKMEQADLERAIEFERRRLINLQLPEFKNSVVLNHHRSFSVGSPGCFPSASNLSPDIQSELNSDAFEVDDATVVHSYPVTGPRRINHDKDSNGAKPPMILPILVQKMESPSPLVTEMTMNHQPLPVA
- the LOC106454636 gene encoding zinc finger CCCH domain-containing protein 55 isoform X3; translation: MDSGDPTALLLTKIRSLEPDYATKIIGYLLLQDFSEKALMHLALGPESVLHSIISKVKTQLGLLSNNLSAPSTPPSPYPISRPPINGRGVGGGGLSHSNGFMGFRRNSPSSPSSTSPWSINGDSATDLLDDQQLNDCLSFLDDSCEKTEDVADPIDNGETHLHRRSFSADNVDGNDIATDSPRKVEDFMRQEEMMRLKMAYQRQRLASSQILNRAQQFPCEKRTDFLLHQHAHRDGGLRIGDERYWSSSPGRLERMELMATHFNDLSNSVARQIYLTFPAESTFKDEDVAAYFSLFGTVQDVRIPYQQKRMFGFVSFAHPETVKVVLARGNPHFICDSRVLVKPYKEKGKALDKKHHHLLQQQIELGNYSPCSSPSGLDPREQSDFQLDSKMFYQRREMMRRKMEQADLERAIEFERRRLINLQLPEFKNSVVLNHHRSFSVGSPGCFPSASNLSPDIQSELNSDAFEVVDDATVVHSYPVTGPRRINHDKDSNGAKPPMILPILVQKMESPSPLVTEMTMNHQPLPVA